The window ACGCGACCGTTGGTGTACACGTCGGAGACGTCTAACGAACGCCTCGTCTACGCCTTCGGAACTGTCTTCCGGGGGACCGACGAGTCGATGACAGTCGTTCGCCACCCCGCATTCTTACTCTCTGAGGACGCCGTCGTCGTCTCGGCAATCTCCACCAGACGGTCGGCCCAGAGTGCGAACTCGGTCGGCGGGTCTGGAACGTACCTCGTTCGCGCAGAGATGTCCGATTCCGGTGCCAAGTACCGGGGAATCGCCTCCGAAAGTGGGTCCTACGACGTGACAGTCAACGTCACCTCACCTCGTCCACAACTCTGGAAGACCGAACTACAGTCGTACGACGACGTGACGTGTCCCTTCGTCAACGACACCATGGTCTCGTGTGAACTCACGGGTGTCGATTCAATTCGAGTCGTGGAAAAACAGGTCGACGTTTCGCTAGTCGACTGACGGGGGTCAGTGGACCTCGACGCGGACGCGATTTTCAGTGACGTGGAGGAACGTGATGTACCGGCCACCGTCCGCCTGTTCGTAATCGAGATTTCCGGACGAACTGCGTTCGTTCACACGCTCACTCCCGCCGGGACCGTCGGTCACGGTGAGTTTGTACTGCGGCGCGAGAAGGGAAAGGTAGTGGTTCGTAACCGTGTCGAGTGACTCCGTCTCGCCATCCGAGTACGGGGTCGCTCTGTCTGCATCGTGTTGGTCGAAGTCGACAGAGGAGTTCGTCGTGTCGTCTTTGATTTCGGGGCCGAAGTACCACTTGTTGTCGCTTCCGGTCATGTCGATTTCGCCGTACGTCATGTCGGTTCCCTCGTGCGTGAGGTTCACCGTGAACGTCGCGGGGTCGTCGCTGCAATCGACCTGGACGGCCTTGGATGGCCCGGGAATAATGTTAGACTTCTGCCAGCCTTCGTAGTATCCTGACCGATTCGAATAGTAGATGCTGATGTCGACGTCACCGTTGAAACTCCCGCCTGTACATTTCCCTGTAGAGTAGATGTGGAATTCGAGGTCTTCCGTGGGGCCGTCGTGGTACATCGACCAGTGCATGTTGTTGAAGTGCCCGTCGGCAGTGAGGTTGAGCGTGTACGAGGTGACGTTATGGTTGTCAGACATCCCTCGTACGTCGACTGACCCCCCTTCGTTCGGCATCCGGAACGCACCGACGACACCCCCGATTGCTTCCAACTCGACGCTCACCGATTCGTTCGAGTGGTCGATTGACATGTCGCCCTCTGTGCGGTCGTCGAAGAACTGTGCCCACCCGCGGTAGTGCGGACTGTAAATTGTCACCTCGACAGTCCCGTTTTCGACGGGGTTGCCGTATCTGTCGCCGGTGATGCTGTAGGTGGAACTCTCGTTCGGGTACACCGGATGGGCCTGTTCCTCTTCGATGATGTCGACGACCGGACTCTGCCCCGAACTGCCGTCACCGGTGACCTGAATCACCGGGAGCGTGAGCGTTTTGTCTCGATAGTGGAACTCCGGCGGCGACACCATCGACGTCCCGTTGTCCTGTGTGCGCCAGACGCCTCCACCTTCGTACGCGATTGTTACGTCCCCCGTTCGGTATTCGACGCTCCCGAGCGTGTCGTTGTACAACTCTTCGGAGGCACCGTCGCCGTCGAAGTCCTTGTGCGTGACGACGATTCTGGTGGTGTCGTCGCGGACGACGTACTGCCCGTCTTGGGTCCCGCTGAGTTCGACTGACTGCGACTGGGTGTCGCCGAGTGCGGTAATTGCAACCTTCGAGTCGAAGAGCGTCATCGAGTGTTCCGCACGGGCAGCACTCGACGCCTGTTTCGTTTCGCTGAGTGCGGCCCCACCGAGAGTGACCACCGCCGTCGTGCCGAGAACAGTGATTCCGAGGATAAGCACGACAGCCAATGGAGATGCTTGTCCCGACCGGTCACGGACGACGCGATACAGCCACGGGACACGGGAGCGACCGCTCATTACGTAGCCTCTCTACGCCCGGGACCAAAACCTCACTGGCTACGTGACAGTCAAATATCTGGATGTGTCGGTGGGTGACCTGCACCCGACGACTACCGTCGCCTCGACGAACGACTGCGACAAGAACGCTTCGTAAGCCAATCGGAGACGTGTGGGCCGGGGGGCCCGGGGAAAAACCGCGACAACCAATGAACGGGCGTGGGTGGGCGCCTCTGAAAGTGAGTACCGGGAATCGTCACCATCGGTCGATTGCCAGACCACACACAGTGCGACGTCCGGCACAGATAGGTGAATCCACGCTGGTTCAGTGTGTCCTGTTCACAGGTGGTTGCCAAGTTCACGCAACAGGACGGAAGCGTGTCTTGGAATCGGTGGAGCAGAGTTCGAGTGTCCGAGTCCCTTCATGAATCACCTCGTGATAATTCGTCTCACACGCGAGCATAGCTTGAACCACGTGAAATAGGGGGCTTTGATTACTTGTGGGGAGATTGCCGCCCAAAATTATCAACTCTGAACGTGGCACGGAGCCTTTGCTCGTCAGGTAGTGTCGCGGAGAATAGGACTCGCCGGGAGTCACGTGAGCAGAACGAACGTGACGTCGGTGAGTGGGCTTGCCGGGACTGAGCAAACCCCCGGTTTGCGACGGTTGTAAACGGAGTTCACAGGATTTGAACACACTTGCAAACCCGAGGGTTGCTCGCTGCTCAAATCCTACCTCAGACATGCATCAATACAGTCGATACACGCGACTCGTTACGCTCACCGGTGGTATCGACAAAAGTTGATGGACTCGCCGGGACTCCCGCGAGCGAAGCGAGGGGGAGTACGGCGAGTCCACGAACGACTGACGGAGCGAAGCGACGGAAGGAAGTGAGTGGACTCGCCGGGATTTGAACCCGGGGCCTCTCCCATGCCAAGGGAGTGATCTACCCCTGATCTACGAGCCCTCGAACGCATCCTTCCATTCCCCGGTCGAATAAATAAGGGCTTCGAATCGTCGGACCGCTGTGGGGCTATCGCGTGGCACGAACCCGATTCCGACGGCCGAATCACTCCTCTTCAGGGGTCCGGTTCGGGTCAGTGAAGACGACGAGTGTGCCGCCATCAGTCTCTCTTCGCTCGATGTCACCGGTGGCGACGAGTCCGTCGAGCACGCGGCGGGCGTGTGCCGGCGACCAGTCGAGGGCCTCTTGCAACACGTCCTCGAACATCCGACCGTTGTTCTCGTGCAGGAGCGAGATGACGCGCTCTGAGTCGGAGCGTGAGTCTACTGTCGATGCTGCTGCAGGTGGTGTCTGGGTGGTTGTATCGGATTTGTTTCGTCCGCGAAGGATACCCGCAGCGACGAACCCGACTGCGAATACCGCGAGTGCACCCAGCAGGAGCAAGGTCTGGTTGTTCGATTCCTCGCCGCCAGTGTCGCCGTCACCGCCGTCGTCGGGGGCGTCTGTCGCTGGCGGCGCGTCTGTTGGCTCCGCAGTCGTCTCGACCGGTGGTTCGGTCACTTGCTCTTCGGTCGTCTCGTTGGTGCCGTCTCCCACGCCCTCACCGACACCGGCACACCCCGCGGTCACTACGAGAAATGCGAGAATAGCCACCGCGAAGACATTGCGTCTCCGTCGAGCGTCCCCCACTGGAATCACCATGAATACCTATTCGTCAACAAACACGGTAGCTATTGTTGGTGGAGAATCTCCGTTTTGTCAGCGCGTGCTAAATCGTTCAAAAACGCCGAGAGGTACAGATTTTAAGAACATCAAAGGTTACTAGATATTTTCGAAGAGTCAGGTCTGCCTTCCTCCCAAACCAGTCATAATTAAATAATGTTTGACAAATCATATCCATCACGGCGTCGATGTATCGGGTATGGCCCGAGTCCGAGACGAACTGAAGGAAGCGAGTGAGAGCATGAAACGTGCCCTCGACGAAGCGCAAGAAGACGTAAGCGAAGGCGTGAGTGACGCGTCGGACCGAATCTCACGTCTCGTCGACAACGCGAGAGAGGACACAGAAGAAGCGACGGCGGACCTCCGGACGGACATCGACGGAGTGATTGCGGACATCGACCGCCTCATCGACGAGACAGCAGACGAGACGCGGAACTATCTCGAAGAGACGCGCAATCGCCTGCACAACGCCCGTGACGCACTCACCGGACGGTCGGACGACTCGACCGGTGGGGAAGAAGCAGAAACCTGAGCAGCGAACCGGTTCTGTTTTTCCGTCCGTCCGAAAACCAGTGGAGTATGCCCAGTGATGACGACGACGCACCACTCGTCCCAATCGTGTGCGAAGCGTGTGAGACGACGTCCCGGATTCCGCTTTCGGACGTTCCTGACACGATTCAGAAACACAACGACCAATTACACGACGGCGAGGATATCGCACAGGTGGACCCCGAAATCGTCCGTCACGTGACCGACCTCGCTGCCGAAGACATCGGCGTATCCGACGACGACGCGTAATTCGACGACGCTCGACTCTCCGTCTCCCCGCTTCTCAGTGATTCGTCGGGCCAGCGGAGTCGAGTGATTCTCCGCAGTGTGGACACCGGTTCTGAGACGCGTCGTCGCTCGACCGAGTTGGTCCTGTTTTCGGTTCGTCCTGCGCAGACTCAACGTCGTGCTCCTGTTCTCGCTCGGCGAAGAACCCTGCCGCCAAGATACTCGACGGGAGCGCGAAGAACGCGATTCCACCGAAGGTCGTAATCGCACCCAGCAGGCGACCCAACGGCGTAACCGGAACCACGTCACCGTACCCGACGGTGGTGAGCGTCACGACGCCCCACCAGAGTGCGTCGGGAATCGAACTGAAGGCCTCCGGTTGGGCACCGTTTTCGGCGAAGAACATGAGTGTCGAAGAGAGGAGGACGAGTGTTCCGGCACCGATGAAGGCGGTGCCGAGGTCATCGCGCTGAGCAGCGAGAACTCGCTTGAACCGCGTTCGGGACCTATCGAGGCGCGGGATGTCGAACATCCGTGCCAGCCACAGAACGCGAATTCCACCTAACGTCTCTGGGTACACAAAAAACGTGGGCCAGAACACGACGATGACGACCAAATCGAGGAGGACGAAGGGTTGGCGAACTAGTCGAAACCGTCCGTCCGAGCCTCGATATACTCTCGATGTCGCCGCCGCCCAGATTCGGACGGCAAAGAGGAGTGTGAAGAGAGCGACCGAGACGACAGCGAACCCGTCGAACAACAGTGGGGCCGCATCGTAGAGTCGGTCGATGCTCTGAAGCACGACGGCGACGACGTTCAACGACGCGAGAACGAGCGCAACAGATTGGAGACGCTGCCCGACGCGGCTCTTCGTCTCCGGGTCGACTAGCCTCCACGTCCGGCGTTTCGTCGAACTACTCATGGGTGACATATCACCGTATACAGGTAAAGTGTCGCCGCCGGCCCAGCCAAATTCAGATGAGCTCAAAGAAACCGGTGTCTCTCTCCAGTATGTTATTCTTTAGGTCCCAATGCTGAATCTTATCTAGCCCTCGCTCATACCCGCCCCTCCATACTCGACGAGCCAGAGCGACTACTATGATTCCGAGAATCGAAGAATTACTACTCAATACCTTAGCATTCCATCCTCGTTTGAATAGAAGAGCCGAATCGCGCTCACGTGGCGACGCAGAGGAGAAGCAGGCTAGATTGATTAATGCCTTTGTGAACAGCAATCCATGGTTAATCAGGGTAAAGAACAGAAAAACAGCGATAGAAGGAATAAATGCAGGGACTGAGGCCACCCCAAAATGTGTGAGTATTAGATATAAGCCCGATCCAAGTGCCCCTCCCGTGAGACCATCAATTATTTGGAGCTTATCGATTCCATCCTCAACTGTTAGGATTTTTTCTTGAGAGTTCTGAATGGAACTGTCGACTTCCAAAGCTAATTCTCGGGAGTTAATGTCCCACGACATATTCTCTCGATTTTCTTCCCAGATTTCCTTAACGTCGTCTCGAAAGCCGACTAAGTGTCCCTCGGCAAAAACTTCAGAAAGCTCTTGCTCCGCTTTGATGAGCTGAGATTGAAACGGCTTTTCGGCCATCTTCACACGTCAATTAGACGTGATTTGGCAAAGGGATTTCCCAAGGGGATGAGTCACAAAGGATGGAAACACTCGATTCATAGCGTAGGCTTAGGTGCGGGGCCCATTCAAATTCGATTTCAGATAGAGATGGGTGTGGTCGATAAACGCAACTAACTCTGTTTGCAAAACTATCGGCAGAACTCGGTGGACTCGCCGGGACTCCCGCGAGCGCAGCGAGGGGGAGTACGGCGAGTCCACGAACGACTGACAGAGCGAAGCGACGGAAGGAAGTGAGTGGACTCGCCGGGATTTGAACCCGGGGCCTCTCCCATGCCAAGGGAGTGATCTACCCCTGATCTACGAGCCCTCACCACCTCGTAGCCGCCACCTGTTTAGAAGCCCTTCGATTCGACGTCGGCACGAGTCGAAACGGTTTAACCCGGCGCGCGTGGAGAATCCAACGGGAATCCAGCACGGCCGCAAATCTGACGTGCCCACATGAGTGGGCTTGGGATTGCGGTAGTGCCCCAGCAGTCGCCAGTGCGACTGCGGGCACTCGTTTCTGCGGTCAGTGCGGTTCCAACCCGCAACAATGGCACGAATGCACACCCGCCGCCGTGGCTCGTCCGGTTCGGACAAGCCCGTGGCAGACGAAGCACCGGAGTGGAGTGACGTCGACGCAGAAGACATCGAAGCACGCGTCGTCGAACTTGCCGAACAGGGCAACGACCCCAGCCAGATTGGCCTCGCCCTGCGCGACGAAGGCGTCAAGGGCGTCCCGGTTCCGGACGTCAAACTCGCCACCGGCAAGAAAGTCACCACCATCCTCGAAGAGAACGACGCGTCCCCGGACCTTCCGGAGGACCTCCGTAACCTGATGGAACGCGCAGTTCGCCTCCGTGAGCACATGGAGGAGAACCAGCAGGACAAGTCCAACCGTCGCGCGCTCCAGAACACGGAGTCGAAGATTCGCCGCCTCGTCTCGTACTACCGGGGCGACAAACTCGACGACGACTTCACGTACAACTACGACGTCGCCGTCGAACTCCTCGAGAAGTAAGTAGATGTCTCCGAGTCCCGCCGAACAGACACCCGCCGCCGAGGCCGCCGCAGTGCTTCGCGAGGCGACGTTCGTTCGCCTCCGCGTCCACACCAGCGGTGCTGCCGTCGCCACGGCGGGCGTCGTCGGGCGGGCACTCGAGACACTCGACGTCCCCTTCCGTATCCGGGCGACCGACACCCCCGACACTGCCGCACACGACGACGTTGCGGCCGTCGTGGGACTGTCGGACGCCGATGCCGACCTCGAACTCGAACCGCGTGACGCTGTCGCTGTCGTCCGCGAACTCGGTGTCGACCCCGACCCGGTGGTCGCGCTGGCAGGCCTCCACGCCGCCGGCGTGTCGCCGGAGGACGACACTGAACTCACAGACGCGGCGACTGACGCAGGTGTCGAGTCCCGACCCGGTGTGGCCGTCCCGACGGGCGACCTCGCCGACGGACTCGCACACTCGACGCTCGTCCACGCACCGTTTTCGGCCGACACAGAGCGCACACAGGCGGAACTCGCCGAACTCGCACTCCCGGCCGAACTCGACGCAGACGCGCACAGACGTGTCGCCTCCCTCGTCGCACTCGATGCGACAGGTGGCGAGGCGACACCCCGCGCGGCGACCGCTGTCGAGCGTCTCTTGCAACCGGACGCGACCCCGAACGGCCCGTTCGCGACCGTCGGTGGCTTTGCCGACGTTCTCGATGCGACCGTTCGGGAGACGCCCGGTCTCGCCGTCGCACTGGCGCTGGGTCACGACGCACGTGACGCAGCGCTCGATGCGTGGCGCGAACACGCGCAAGCGACGCACACAGCACTCCGAGAGGCGACGACCGGCCGCTACGAGAGCCTCTATGCGCTCTCGTGTGACCTCTCGTCTCCGGGACGCCTCGCGACAGTCGCGCGCCTCGCCCGCGACTTTCGGTCGCCGGAACCGACCGTCCTCGCGGTTGGAACCGGTGCTGCGGCACTCGTCTCGACCGGCCCTGCCGGCCTCGACGAGCAACTCGCCGCAGCAGCAACCGAACTGGGCGACGCGTCGGCGACTGGGTCAGAAGCAGAAGCGACGATGCGGTTCGACCCGTCGGTCGAGCCGAAATCGGTCGTCACGGCCGTCAGGGGGGTGCGCCGATGACTCGGCGGGCGACCCTGCGGACCACACACGACGACCCCGAACTCGTCGCTGCGGCACTCGGCCCGGACAACACGGACTCGATGCAGACGACTATCGATGGGGACGAACTCGTCACGACAATCGAACGCGATTCGACCGGTGGACTCCTGTCTACGGTCGATGATTACGTCGTCAACGTGACGGTCGCACAGACCGTCATCGCAGCAACACGAACGCACACAACCACTAACCATGAGTGAACGATCCGTCTCTAAGCAGAAGCGCGGAAAGCGATGGTACACCGTCATCGCTCCCGAGAATTTTGACCGCCAGGAACTCGGCGAAACCTTCGCCGACGAACCCGAGAAGGTCTACGGCCGTACGGTCGAAGCGACCCTCGGCGAACTCAACGACGACCAGGGCGCGAACAACGTCAAACTCACCTTCAAGGTGAACGACGTCGGCAGCGACGCGGCCTACACCGAGTTCATCCAGCAGGAACTCACCCGAGACTACCTCCGTAGTCTCGTCCGCCGCGGCGCGTCGAAGGTCGAAGCCAACGTCACGGCTGTGACGAAGGACGACTTCCGTGTTCAGGTCCAGCCTGTCGCCTTCACCACGAAGAAGGCAGACCGCAGTCAGGAACACGAGATTCGCCGCATCATGATCGACCTCACCCGCGAGGCCATCACCGAACGAACCTACGACGACCTGACCAACAGTATCACCGAAGGCCGTCTCTCGTCGGCTATCTACGGCGAGGCGAAGCAGATTTACCCGCTCCGCCGCGTCGAAGTCAAGAAGTTCTCTCTCGAGGCCCGTCCCGAGGAGATCGAGGCCGAAGAAGAGGCCGCAGTCAGCGTCGACCAAGAAGACGTTGCCGTCGACGTCGACGAAGACGCCGAGTAAGTCCGCCAGACTGGCGGTCTGAATTCCACTTTCGATTTTTCACGGTGTCGAACAGTCGGATACCAGCGGGACCATCCACCGAGTCGTCGCTCCTGAAATGCAGTCTTCGGTGGTACTATTGCGCACTGAGTCGAGAGGAAACTGTGACCCTCCTCGGCATCGTGCTCGTCTGCGGACTCGCGGTCGCAACGATCACATCTTCTGCTATCTACGTCGATTCCGTCCGGTCTGGGCTATCACCCTCGAAGGGGTTGGTTCGGAGTGTCTCGATTGGAACCATCAGTTTTGCTGGCCTCGCTCTCTCGTACGTGTTTCACGACGGAATCAAGTACGTGTACTATTTTCTGCTAAAACCGAGACCGATTGCCAGCACGCCGTACGAATCACTGTTGGTCGTTCTCGCTACGGGGGTCGTCTTGAGCCAACTCCCGACGTGCTATTACCTCACGAACGTCCGGTCTGGGCGTCGGTGACGAGTGAAACTCGGTTACTCTTCGACCACAACCGTCCCGACCATCCCGGCCTGTTCGTGCGGGATGCAGAGATACTCGTACTCGCCGGGTACATTGAACGTGTACGAGTACGTCTCGCCGCTATCGATGAGGCCACCGAGTGAGTTCGAGTACGACTTGCGGGCCGTCTGTTCGTCCTCGTATCCGCCGCTGGCGA is drawn from Haloferax litoreum and contains these coding sequences:
- a CDS encoding DUF7289 family protein; amino-acid sequence: MSGRSRVPWLYRVVRDRSGQASPLAVVLILGITVLGTTAVVTLGGAALSETKQASSAARAEHSMTLFDSKVAITALGDTQSQSVELSGTQDGQYVVRDDTTRIVVTHKDFDGDGASEELYNDTLGSVEYRTGDVTIAYEGGGVWRTQDNGTSMVSPPEFHYRDKTLTLPVIQVTGDGSSGQSPVVDIIEEEQAHPVYPNESSTYSITGDRYGNPVENGTVEVTIYSPHYRGWAQFFDDRTEGDMSIDHSNESVSVELEAIGGVVGAFRMPNEGGSVDVRGMSDNHNVTSYTLNLTADGHFNNMHWSMYHDGPTEDLEFHIYSTGKCTGGSFNGDVDISIYYSNRSGYYEGWQKSNIIPGPSKAVQVDCSDDPATFTVNLTHEGTDMTYGEIDMTGSDNKWYFGPEIKDDTTNSSVDFDQHDADRATPYSDGETESLDTVTNHYLSLLAPQYKLTVTDGPGGSERVNERSSSGNLDYEQADGGRYITFLHVTENRVRVEVH
- a CDS encoding exonuclease, whose translation is MSPSPAEQTPAAEAAAVLREATFVRLRVHTSGAAVATAGVVGRALETLDVPFRIRATDTPDTAAHDDVAAVVGLSDADADLELEPRDAVAVVRELGVDPDPVVALAGLHAAGVSPEDDTELTDAATDAGVESRPGVAVPTGDLADGLAHSTLVHAPFSADTERTQAELAELALPAELDADAHRRVASLVALDATGGEATPRAATAVERLLQPDATPNGPFATVGGFADVLDATVRETPGLAVALALGHDARDAALDAWREHAQATHTALREATTGRYESLYALSCDLSSPGRLATVARLARDFRSPEPTVLAVGTGAAALVSTGPAGLDEQLAAAATELGDASATGSEAEATMRFDPSVEPKSVVTAVRGVRR
- a CDS encoding 30S ribosomal protein S3ae, which encodes MSERSVSKQKRGKRWYTVIAPENFDRQELGETFADEPEKVYGRTVEATLGELNDDQGANNVKLTFKVNDVGSDAAYTEFIQQELTRDYLRSLVRRGASKVEANVTAVTKDDFRVQVQPVAFTTKKADRSQEHEIRRIMIDLTREAITERTYDDLTNSITEGRLSSAIYGEAKQIYPLRRVEVKKFSLEARPEEIEAEEEAAVSVDQEDVAVDVDEDAE
- a CDS encoding DUF7289 family protein, yielding MVDRRAVSDTLGFIFVFSLVLSTVGVVTAVGMDGLQDTRNVERINNAERAFDILDDNMEDIAIRGAPSRATEIKLAESALSFGDPVRMEVEWEDGGVVDNATVSTRPLVYTSETSNERLVYAFGTVFRGTDESMTVVRHPAFLLSEDAVVVSAISTRRSAQSANSVGGSGTYLVRAEMSDSGAKYRGIASESGSYDVTVNVTSPRPQLWKTELQSYDDVTCPFVNDTMVSCELTGVDSIRVVEKQVDVSLVD
- a CDS encoding helix-turn-helix transcriptional regulator translates to MAILAFLVVTAGCAGVGEGVGDGTNETTEEQVTEPPVETTAEPTDAPPATDAPDDGGDGDTGGEESNNQTLLLLGALAVFAVGFVAAGILRGRNKSDTTTQTPPAAASTVDSRSDSERVISLLHENNGRMFEDVLQEALDWSPAHARRVLDGLVATGDIERRETDGGTLVVFTDPNRTPEEE
- a CDS encoding KEOPS complex subunit Pcc1, which encodes MTRRATLRTTHDDPELVAAALGPDNTDSMQTTIDGDELVTTIERDSTGGLLSTVDDYVVNVTVAQTVIAATRTHTTTNHE
- a CDS encoding 30S ribosomal protein S15, which translates into the protein MARMHTRRRGSSGSDKPVADEAPEWSDVDAEDIEARVVELAEQGNDPSQIGLALRDEGVKGVPVPDVKLATGKKVTTILEENDASPDLPEDLRNLMERAVRLREHMEENQQDKSNRRALQNTESKIRRLVSYYRGDKLDDDFTYNYDVAVELLEK
- a CDS encoding potassium channel family protein gives rise to the protein MSSSTKRRTWRLVDPETKSRVGQRLQSVALVLASLNVVAVVLQSIDRLYDAAPLLFDGFAVVSVALFTLLFAVRIWAAATSRVYRGSDGRFRLVRQPFVLLDLVVIVVFWPTFFVYPETLGGIRVLWLARMFDIPRLDRSRTRFKRVLAAQRDDLGTAFIGAGTLVLLSSTLMFFAENGAQPEAFSSIPDALWWGVVTLTTVGYGDVVPVTPLGRLLGAITTFGGIAFFALPSSILAAGFFAEREQEHDVESAQDEPKTGPTRSSDDASQNRCPHCGESLDSAGPTNH